The nucleotide sequence CGAAGCACCACATACCACTTGAATTGGTGTTCCTTCACCTATATCAACAGTTGTGATTTTTAAGCGATCTGCATCAGGATGAGGGACGCAAGTTAATACGTGACCTACAACAATTCCTTCAAGTCCTCCTTTAATTGATTGGTATTTGTCAACTCCTTCAACTTCAAGTCCTAAATCAGTTAATAAAGCAGCAGCTTCTTCTGATTTCCAATCTATTTTAATGAATTGTTTTAGCCAATTGTATGATATCTTCATTTTAAGTTTTTTTTCAAGGTTGCAAATATAATCATTGTAAGCGGAGGTTCAAAGGGAATAAATTCACTTTTTTGATATAATCATTTGGTAGCTTAAAAATTCTAAAAACTGATTTTTAAAACCACTAAGAGACAGTTTTTACTAGTGATTATCAAGTGTTGAATGCGATGGAATATTACAAATATAAGTTAACCATTTTCCTCCAATAGCAAGCTTTATGGGCTTCCTCATCCCATTCGTATAAATTATAGGAAATACCTTTTTCATTAAAGATGCCCGCTAGTTCATGATTACTTTGCAAGAAGGGGTCTTCTTTTCCTATGCTAAGAATAATATCCATTTTATCTAATTGCTGTATCAATTGAGGGTCTTCAAGGTTTTTTAGAAATTGATTGGGCATATTGAAGTAGATGAAATCGTTATGGTAGCCACTTAATAAATCTTGAAAATAACCATTAGATTTTGTGAGGTCATAACGACCACTCATGCCTACCACTTTACAAAATAAGGAAGGATGACGCATGGCAACATTTACGGCATGATAAGCCCCTAAGCTGCAACCAGCCGAAATTATATTAGGATTTGGATTAATCAAATTAGCCAAGGCTAAGACTTCTTCAAGAACATATTTTTCATATTGTATATGTCTATAAATTCGATAGCCGGGGTGGCAAAAGTTATTGTAAAAAGATTCTAAATCTACACTATCAACACAAAAAATCTGTAAATCTCCATTATTGATTTTATGTTCAACCGCAGCAATGATTTTCCAGTTTTCATAATCGTAAAAGCGTCCCATTCGAGGTGGAAAAAATAATACTTTGGCACCTGCATGACCAAAAACAAGAAGTTCCATTTCTTTCTCAAGATTAGGACTATACCATTTGTGATATTCTCTTTTCATGACACCTTTTTTGAGAAGTAGTTTACTAACTTTTTATTAAACGTTTTGAAGTTTTATTGTAGATAATTCCAAGTGTTTTTTTATAACTTCTGTCCACAATTCGTATCCTGCTGGAGTAAGATGTAGCCCATCTTCTATATAGTAGTTAGGATTAGGAGTACCTTCATTAGTTAACATCAAATCATAAATGTCTAAAAAATATAAATTGTAATTTTTGGCCATTAATTTTTGAATATTACTATTGGTAAAACGAATACTTCCTGCTAAATGCCAGCGATTTATACTAGGTTTTATTGAGATATAAGTACAAGGTATATTGCCATATTTGGCTCTAATTTTATGCAATAAATTTTCTAAAAACAGAATTACTTCTTCTGGGTGTCTACCTTCTCCTAGGTCATTTTCTCCTGCATAGATAATAATTGCTTCTATATTGTCTATGTTTTCAAATAATCGGTCAAAGAACCAAGTACAAGAAGCTAATGTTGAACCTCCAAAACCTAAGTTGGCAGGATGATACTCTTTAAAAATGGTTGTTAATTCAGACCACAAA is from Flavobacterium sp. NG2 and encodes:
- a CDS encoding esterase family protein: MKREYHKWYSPNLEKEMELLVFGHAGAKVLFFPPRMGRFYDYENWKIIAAVEHKINNGDLQIFCVDSVDLESFYNNFCHPGYRIYRHIQYEKYVLEEVLALANLINPNPNIISAGCSLGAYHAVNVAMRHPSLFCKVVGMSGRYDLTKSNGYFQDLLSGYHNDFIYFNMPNQFLKNLEDPQLIQQLDKMDIILSIGKEDPFLQSNHELAGIFNEKGISYNLYEWDEEAHKACYWRKMVNLYL
- a CDS encoding GDSL-type esterase/lipase family protein, which gives rise to MYWYHEDLQRLEKEIAGFEKNPKLIFYGSSTFTLWSELTTIFKEYHPANLGFGGSTLASCTWFFDRLFENIDNIEAIIIYAGENDLGEGRHPEEVILFLENLLHKIRAKYGNIPCTYISIKPSINRWHLAGSIRFTNSNIQKLMAKNYNLYFLDIYDLMLTNEGTPNPNYYIEDGLHLTPAGYELWTEVIKKHLELSTIKLQNV